From a region of the Candidatus Brocadia sp. genome:
- a CDS encoding type II toxin-antitoxin system Phd/YefM family antitoxin yields MITVGIKELKNRLSHYLREIKKGEKIAITEREKIIATITPVERVGEDSKLLSLVKEGFAVWKGGKPMGSIHSVKVKGKTVSEIVIEDRR; encoded by the coding sequence ATGATTACTGTTGGCATAAAAGAATTAAAAAATAGATTGAGTCATTATCTTCGGGAAATCAAGAAAGGTGAAAAGATCGCAATTACCGAAAGGGAGAAAATAATTGCCACCATTACTCCCGTAGAGAGAGTAGGTGAGGATTCCAAACTGCTTTCCCTGGTTAAAGAGGGTTTTGCTGTATGGAAAGGTGGCAAACCAATGGGAAGTATACATTCCGTTAAAGTTAAGGGAAAAACCGTTTCTGAGATAGTCATAGAAGATAGAAGATGA
- a CDS encoding tetratricopeptide repeat protein yields the protein MVDRFLMEQHKNWFSLHPIVREIGLQKLALSPADLQQAHSSVAPYYTRHFEAKQIVGWGALGGHFVEARYHLTKAEKAEDLRDIASRFQSYIFSTLSASSPIPHNAEELDERIAVLSAILESPGPKSLEYHLARLFLARNQRNDLRRGLHHAHRAKSKSDNVQSWLLCSEILSKMGKHEDAIEVLKQGINQIPPNKALVDLYDRCARLLTQSGRCNEATWTLNRGIDRIPPDKALVILYDNLARLLAQMQRYNEAITILKQGIDRIPPDKALAVLYISCCELLVQKERYEESLAILKQGVACVPPSKAAVDVYYRYGELLAQRGQYSDAIAVLKQGIDRIPPNKGVSLIYAFCSELLFEGGQQEDVNALLKEGIDRVPPDKGVVSIYLNFCNTLVL from the coding sequence ATGGTAGATCGTTTTCTAATGGAACAGCACAAAAATTGGTTCAGTTTGCACCCAATTGTCCGCGAGATCGGTTTGCAGAAGTTAGCACTGTCTCCTGCGGATCTTCAACAAGCGCATAGTAGTGTTGCACCTTACTACACGCGTCACTTTGAGGCGAAACAGATCGTGGGTTGGGGAGCTTTAGGTGGTCACTTTGTCGAAGCACGCTATCATTTAACAAAAGCGGAGAAGGCAGAAGATTTAAGGGATATAGCTTCTCGATTTCAAAGTTATATATTTTCTACGTTGAGTGCGAGTTCTCCCATCCCCCATAACGCTGAGGAATTAGATGAACGTATCGCAGTTCTTTCTGCCATCCTTGAGTCGCCCGGTCCGAAAAGTCTAGAATATCACCTTGCCCGCTTGTTTTTGGCACGCAATCAGCGCAATGACCTCCGAAGAGGTCTACACCATGCCCACCGAGCAAAATCCAAAAGTGACAATGTGCAATCTTGGCTATTATGCAGTGAAATACTGTCCAAGATGGGAAAGCACGAAGATGCAATAGAGGTACTGAAGCAAGGCATCAACCAGATACCTCCAAACAAAGCTCTGGTCGATTTATATGATCGATGTGCTCGATTATTGACTCAATCTGGGCGATGCAATGAAGCAACTTGGACTCTGAATCGAGGTATTGATCGCATACCTCCTGATAAGGCTCTTGTCATATTGTATGACAACCTTGCCAGATTGTTAGCTCAAATGCAACGGTATAACGAAGCGATTACGATACTGAAGCAAGGCATTGACCGTATTCCGCCTGACAAAGCACTTGCCGTTTTGTACATTAGCTGTTGTGAGTTGCTTGTTCAGAAGGAAAGGTATGAAGAATCGCTTGCTATATTGAAACAAGGTGTCGCCTGCGTTCCTCCCAGTAAAGCCGCTGTCGATGTGTATTACCGTTACGGAGAGTTGTTAGCACAAAGAGGGCAATACTCAGATGCAATTGCCGTTCTGAAGCAGGGTATCGACCGTATTCCTCCCAATAAAGGGGTTTCGCTTATCTATGCTTTTTGTAGTGAGTTGCTGTTTGAAGGTGGTCAGCAGGAAGATGTGAATGCCTTATTGAAGGAAGGCATTGATCGTGTTCCTCCTGATAAAGGAGTTGTGTCGATATATTTGAATTTTTGTAACACTTTAGTTCTTTGA
- a CDS encoding DUF2442 domain-containing protein: MKLQKRGKTISKAEVLNISTHGMWLYANKKEYFLSYKEYPWFEDAKVKDICNVELLNGYHLYWPDLDIDLETDSLENPEKYPLTFRKEQ, from the coding sequence ATGAAATTACAGAAGCGTGGGAAAACTATTTCAAAAGCTGAGGTTTTGAATATTTCTACACACGGTATGTGGCTCTATGCAAACAAAAAGGAATATTTCTTATCATATAAAGAGTACCCTTGGTTTGAGGATGCCAAAGTAAAAGATATCTGCAATGTTGAATTACTTAACGGCTACCATCTCTACTGGCCTGACCTCGACATCGACCTCGAAACCGACTCACTTGAAAATCCGGAAAAATACCCATTAACATTCCGCAAGGAACAATAA
- a CDS encoding DUF4160 domain-containing protein: MSKDEQGEKMSPAIFKYKSYWLYFFSKEEARVNIHVKYPNGGAKFWLEPIVALANNYGLSPKQLNEIQKFIKEKADEITEAWENYFKS, translated from the coding sequence ATGAGCAAAGATGAACAAGGAGAGAAGATGAGTCCTGCAATATTCAAATACAAAAGCTATTGGCTTTATTTCTTTTCAAAAGAAGAAGCCAGAGTGAATATTCATGTGAAATATCCTAACGGTGGGGCAAAGTTTTGGCTAGAACCAATAGTTGCACTGGCAAACAATTATGGCTTATCACCAAAACAGTTAAATGAAATACAAAAATTTATCAAGGAAAAGGCCGATGAAATTACAGAAGCGTGGGAAAACTATTTCAAAAGCTGA
- a CDS encoding efflux RND transporter permease subunit, giving the protein MINRLIELCLRNRFLVICFYLLVIFGGIFGLKNINMDVIPDVGENQCIVFTDWPGRSPQDVEDQVTYPLTVNLLGVPGVKVIRSQSGFGFSMIFIIFKDNVEFYWARSRVLERLNFIQQLLPKDVTPRLGPDATGLGQIFWYTVEGEGYDLGQLRSVQDWYIRYQLNAVEGVSEVAAVGGFVKQYQVDVDPNKLLAYNMTVGMVYEAVRRSNIDVGAKVVESNNMEFIIRGLGFIKNVTDIENITIGSFNGVPVFVKNIATVQIGGDFRRGALDKEGAEVTGGIVIMRQGQNPLEVIKRVKAKINEIEPGLPPGVKIVPFYDREGLIYRVIDTLREALIEEIIITSLVVAIFLLHVRSIIICCLGFPISILISFLCMYFMGIDSNIMSLTGIAIAIGEVSDMSIVMTENIFRNLIEQKGKKSRPQIILDASKEVGGSIFFAALTTICMFFPVFGLTGQEGKLFKPLAWTKTIAIGSSVIMAITLVPILCAFLIKGKLKPMEENFSSRMLLKGYQPVLKWVLNNKKTFLAIPLAIIVSSVFAAKKLGREFMPPLDEGSILFMPVMLPSVALTDALKVMQKQDMIIKSFPEIDMVVGKLGRAETPTDPAPVEMFETVVALKPREEWRKKKIEYKFLNYVPSFLHPVFHLFLPDERTITKQELIQEMDEAMRIPGVANIWTQPIVNRIDMLATGIRTSVGAKVFGPDLNVIQQLALDVEKALRDVPGVADLYAERVTGKPYLEFKIKREEIARYGVNIKDVQDIIETAIGGENITTTVEGRHRYPVRVRYSRELRDNFDALKRIYVPGSTGALIPLTQVADVRYVMGPAMISSENALLRAYVLMNVRGRDPLSFVEEASKVVAQKVMLPHGYFIQWSGQFENQVRARNRLQILVPLSMFVGFVLIFIAFKSFPQTMFILVAGIPTAIAGGVWLQYLFGYNFSVAVWVGFISIFGIVDDDSVLITTYINDLFGEKRMRSVQDIRDTVLMAGTRRIRPCMMTAATTFIGLMPILWETGAGAEVAKPMAIPSIGGMAMALVSVFIIPCLNAWHKEHKFKKALENDPGIAEKGIIV; this is encoded by the coding sequence ATGATCAATAGACTCATTGAACTCTGCCTCAGAAACCGATTCCTTGTCATCTGCTTCTATCTCCTGGTGATATTCGGTGGCATCTTCGGATTGAAGAACATCAATATGGATGTCATCCCGGACGTCGGTGAGAACCAGTGCATCGTCTTTACCGATTGGCCGGGACGCAGCCCCCAGGACGTGGAAGATCAGGTTACCTATCCGCTTACCGTCAATCTCCTTGGCGTACCCGGCGTGAAGGTCATCCGGTCACAATCAGGATTCGGCTTTTCCATGATCTTTATTATCTTCAAGGACAACGTTGAATTCTACTGGGCGCGTTCGCGGGTGCTGGAGAGATTAAACTTTATCCAGCAATTACTCCCAAAAGACGTCACCCCACGGCTCGGTCCCGACGCCACAGGACTTGGCCAAATCTTCTGGTATACCGTGGAAGGTGAAGGATACGATCTGGGACAACTGCGCTCCGTTCAGGACTGGTACATCCGCTACCAATTGAATGCCGTCGAGGGTGTATCAGAGGTGGCTGCGGTAGGCGGTTTTGTCAAACAGTATCAGGTCGACGTTGACCCCAATAAATTACTGGCCTACAACATGACCGTCGGGATGGTATACGAAGCCGTTCGCAGAAGCAATATCGACGTGGGCGCCAAAGTAGTGGAAAGCAATAATATGGAGTTCATTATCCGTGGCCTTGGATTTATCAAGAATGTTACGGATATTGAAAACATCACGATAGGCAGTTTCAACGGTGTGCCAGTATTTGTAAAAAATATTGCCACGGTTCAGATTGGAGGAGATTTCCGGCGCGGCGCGCTTGATAAGGAGGGTGCAGAGGTTACCGGTGGTATTGTTATCATGCGTCAGGGGCAAAACCCTTTGGAGGTGATTAAAAGGGTAAAAGCGAAAATTAATGAGATAGAGCCGGGATTGCCACCGGGCGTAAAGATTGTGCCCTTTTATGATAGAGAGGGTCTTATCTACCGGGTTATTGACACCCTGAGAGAGGCGCTGATAGAAGAAATCATTATCACTTCTCTTGTTGTTGCTATCTTCCTGTTGCATGTTCGGAGTATCATTATCTGCTGTCTGGGATTCCCCATATCCATCCTGATCTCCTTCCTGTGTATGTATTTTATGGGCATCGATTCCAATATCATGTCCCTCACGGGTATTGCCATTGCCATTGGAGAGGTGAGCGATATGTCCATCGTTATGACAGAAAATATCTTTCGAAACCTCATAGAACAAAAGGGTAAAAAAAGCAGACCGCAGATCATCCTTGATGCATCAAAAGAAGTTGGCGGTTCCATATTCTTTGCAGCCTTAACAACTATTTGTATGTTCTTCCCCGTATTTGGACTTACCGGCCAGGAGGGGAAACTTTTTAAGCCATTGGCCTGGACAAAGACCATTGCCATCGGTTCGTCTGTCATCATGGCTATTACCCTCGTGCCCATACTCTGCGCCTTTCTGATCAAGGGCAAGCTAAAACCCATGGAAGAGAATTTCTCCTCCAGGATGCTCCTGAAGGGTTATCAGCCTGTCCTTAAGTGGGTATTAAATAATAAGAAGACATTCCTTGCAATTCCCCTTGCTATTATTGTCTCATCCGTCTTTGCGGCAAAAAAATTAGGGCGGGAATTTATGCCTCCCCTTGATGAAGGTTCGATCCTCTTCATGCCGGTAATGTTGCCCAGCGTGGCCTTAACGGACGCCCTCAAAGTCATGCAGAAACAGGACATGATCATAAAGTCCTTTCCCGAAATCGACATGGTGGTTGGTAAATTAGGCAGGGCTGAAACCCCCACAGACCCGGCGCCAGTCGAGATGTTTGAGACCGTCGTTGCCCTGAAACCAAGGGAAGAATGGCGCAAAAAAAAGATCGAGTACAAATTTTTAAATTATGTGCCCTCGTTCCTTCACCCTGTTTTCCACCTCTTTTTGCCTGATGAACGGACGATTACCAAGCAGGAACTCATTCAGGAAATGGATGAGGCTATGAGGATACCGGGCGTGGCAAATATATGGACACAACCCATCGTAAACCGAATTGACATGCTGGCCACCGGTATCCGTACATCAGTGGGAGCCAAGGTCTTTGGGCCAGATCTGAACGTTATCCAGCAATTGGCCCTTGATGTCGAAAAGGCGCTGCGTGATGTGCCTGGGGTAGCTGACCTCTATGCAGAGCGGGTTACTGGCAAGCCCTATCTGGAATTCAAGATCAAACGTGAGGAGATTGCCCGCTACGGCGTCAATATCAAGGACGTGCAGGATATCATTGAGACCGCTATCGGTGGAGAAAACATTACGACAACGGTAGAGGGTCGCCATCGATACCCGGTGCGGGTCAGGTATAGTCGGGAGCTCAGGGATAACTTCGATGCACTGAAAAGGATTTATGTCCCCGGTTCCACGGGTGCGCTTATCCCTCTTACTCAGGTAGCCGATGTCAGATACGTGATGGGGCCAGCCATGATCAGCAGTGAAAATGCCCTCCTGAGGGCGTATGTTCTCATGAACGTACGTGGCAGAGACCCCTTAAGCTTTGTTGAAGAGGCATCTAAGGTCGTGGCACAAAAGGTTATGCTGCCTCACGGCTACTTTATCCAGTGGAGTGGCCAGTTCGAAAACCAGGTCAGGGCAAGAAATCGGTTGCAAATTCTTGTGCCCTTATCAATGTTTGTGGGTTTTGTCCTGATTTTCATAGCATTCAAATCATTTCCACAAACCATGTTTATCCTCGTTGCAGGGATTCCAACGGCCATAGCGGGCGGTGTCTGGCTTCAATACCTGTTTGGATATAACTTCAGTGTCGCCGTTTGGGTGGGTTTCATCTCCATCTTTGGCATCGTGGACGACGATTCAGTCCTCATTACCACGTATATCAACGATCTCTTCGGCGAAAAGAGGATGAGGAGCGTTCAGGACATTCGGGATACGGTCCTCATGGCAGGCACGAGAAGGATACGTCCCTGTATGATGACGGCTGCCACCACATTTATTGGACTCATGCCTATCCTATGGGAAACAGGCGCCGGCGCCGAGGTGGCAAAACCCATGGCAATTCCCTCTATTGGAGGCATGGCTATGGCATTGGTCAGCGTATTCATCATTCCTTGCCTGAATGCCTGGCACAAGGAACATAAGTTTAAGAAGGCATTGGAGAACGATCCTGGTATTGCGGAAAAGGGGATTATCGTATAA
- a CDS encoding type II toxin-antitoxin system VapC family toxin, which produces MIVYIDTSDLVKLYIDEIGSDTIQEIVHKATVLSTSKVAYAEARSAFARKQRDDGFSAKVLRKIVEDFNRDWESYFLIEVTDGLIRSAGDIAEKHLLRGFDSIHLASAMNLKHKIGPRVYFSSNDEKLNQAAEKEGIIVL; this is translated from the coding sequence ATGATCGTTTACATCGATACGAGCGACCTGGTTAAATTGTATATAGATGAGATCGGTTCTGATACGATACAAGAAATAGTCCACAAGGCAACGGTCCTATCAACTTCAAAAGTAGCATATGCAGAAGCAAGGTCTGCCTTTGCAAGGAAACAAAGAGACGACGGTTTTTCTGCTAAAGTACTCCGAAAAATTGTAGAGGATTTCAATAGAGATTGGGAAAGCTATTTTCTCATTGAGGTTACCGACGGATTGATAAGGTCAGCAGGTGATATTGCTGAAAAGCACCTCCTCAGAGGTTTTGATTCCATCCACCTGGCATCAGCTATGAATCTAAAGCACAAAATCGGGCCACGGGTGTATTTTTCAAGTAATGATGAAAAATTGAATCAAGCCGCTGAGAAAGAGGGAATTATCGTTTTGTAG
- a CDS encoding DUF4258 domain-containing protein: MNIAIIRKALVENKFRYTKHGTEQRINRHITGEEIEQAILTGEIIENYPSDKYGPSCLVYGKTAMGRALHVQIALLPIISIVTVYEPDPEQWIDNRIRRK, from the coding sequence GTGAATATTGCTATCATCCGTAAAGCTCTTGTTGAAAATAAATTTCGTTATACAAAACACGGTACGGAACAAAGAATAAACCGTCATATAACAGGCGAAGAGATTGAACAAGCTATTTTAACCGGTGAAATAATTGAAAATTACCCCTCCGATAAATACGGACCGAGTTGCCTTGTATATGGAAAAACAGCTATGGGAAGAGCACTACACGTTCAAATAGCCCTTTTGCCAATTATAAGCATTGTAACTGTATATGAACCAGACCCGGAGCAATGGATTGATAATAGAATAAGGAGAAAATAG
- the ltrA gene encoding group II intron reverse transcriptase/maturase: MTEVRSPQRKLEPDNAGSEELKQTSLRGIANKAKVNKQHRFQNLNRCLNKSLLRESWRELNKDAASGVDNVTAAEYAERLDSNLQTLAERLKSKRYRAKLVRRCYIPKENGKERPLGIPALEDKLVQLACTKLLTAIYEQDFLDCSHGYRPKRSAKDAAIVLRRELQGGRYGYIVEADIKGFFDNLDHDWLLKMLSLRIDDRAFLHLISKWLKAGVLDTDGTVLHPESGSPQGGIISPILANVYLHYALDLWFQKVVKAHCRGKAELCRYADDFICVFRDKRDAERFYQVLPKRVGKFCLQLEQKKTQIMRFSRSDPRMKQGFSFLGFEFYWKKDRWGTPRVMCRTSRKKLQGACRRVKEWIRQNRHLPGSEFFKGLNSRLRGHYNYYGIKYNYQSLNRFYKWAIACTFKWLNRRGGKRNSYTKETLERILRLIGIARPRITEAIR, from the coding sequence TTGACGGAAGTACGTAGCCCGCAAAGGAAACTTGAGCCGGACAATGCAGGGTCGGAAGAACTCAAGCAAACCTCACTGCGGGGAATAGCAAACAAGGCGAAAGTCAACAAGCAACATCGGTTTCAGAATCTCAATAGGTGTCTGAATAAGTCACTGTTACGGGAGAGCTGGCGGGAGCTGAATAAGGATGCAGCCAGTGGCGTGGATAACGTTACAGCAGCAGAGTACGCAGAGCGCCTGGACAGCAACCTCCAAACATTGGCAGAGAGACTGAAATCGAAGCGATACCGCGCCAAACTGGTGCGGCGCTGTTACATTCCTAAGGAAAACGGTAAAGAAAGACCCTTGGGCATACCAGCACTGGAAGACAAGCTGGTGCAACTGGCCTGCACGAAATTGTTAACAGCAATATACGAGCAGGATTTTCTGGATTGTAGTCATGGGTACCGACCCAAACGCAGCGCGAAGGATGCAGCAATAGTCCTGCGCAGGGAGTTACAAGGAGGGAGGTATGGCTACATCGTCGAGGCGGACATAAAAGGATTCTTCGATAATCTGGATCATGACTGGTTGCTGAAAATGCTGAGTCTTCGTATAGATGATCGGGCATTTCTGCACCTTATCAGCAAGTGGCTGAAAGCAGGAGTGCTTGATACCGATGGAACGGTGCTTCATCCGGAAAGTGGCTCTCCGCAAGGAGGAATTATCTCCCCGATCCTGGCGAATGTGTATCTGCACTACGCCCTGGATTTGTGGTTTCAGAAGGTGGTAAAAGCCCATTGTCGAGGTAAAGCGGAATTATGCCGCTATGCCGACGACTTTATCTGTGTGTTTCGTGATAAGCGAGATGCGGAAAGGTTTTATCAGGTGCTGCCAAAGCGGGTTGGAAAATTCTGCCTTCAGTTAGAGCAGAAGAAGACGCAGATTATGAGATTTAGTCGCTCTGATCCGCGCATGAAACAAGGGTTCAGCTTCCTGGGGTTTGAGTTTTACTGGAAGAAAGATCGTTGGGGGACACCACGAGTTATGTGCCGCACGTCCCGTAAGAAATTACAAGGGGCGTGTAGGAGGGTCAAGGAATGGATCAGGCAAAATCGGCATCTGCCAGGAAGTGAATTTTTCAAAGGATTAAACAGTCGGCTGAGAGGACACTACAATTATTATGGGATAAAGTATAACTATCAATCGCTCAATCGCTTTTATAAATGGGCTATAGCATGTACCTTCAAATGGCTGAACAGGAGAGGCGGAAAGCGGAACAGTTATACAAAGGAGACGCTAGAGCGAATCCTGCGTCTCATAGGTATTGCAAGACCTCGAATTACGGAAGCCATTCGTTGA
- a CDS encoding DUF2283 domain-containing protein, translating to MRIEYDKEADALYIQLKETRVFDNIDIEDGVTIDIDEKGHIIGVEILDATKKLSRKDLSNIIIENLPIEKVETATI from the coding sequence GTGAGGATAGAATACGATAAAGAAGCAGATGCCTTGTATATCCAGCTAAAAGAGACGCGTGTATTCGACAATATTGACATCGAAGACGGAGTTACCATTGATATTGATGAAAAAGGGCACATTATTGGCGTTGAAATCCTCGATGCAACCAAAAAACTGTCTCGGAAGGATCTCTCAAACATAATTATCGAGAACCTCCCTATTGAGAAAGTTGAAACTGCAACGATTTAA
- a CDS encoding DUF4258 domain-containing protein: MSKRIQYTRHAKNRMRWHEITESEIELAIQKPDFVEPSIENRLNAWKKTFEKYLRVTYREETDTILVITAVKKQKGWR, encoded by the coding sequence ATGTCTAAACGTATTCAATATACGCGCCATGCAAAAAACAGGATGCGTTGGCATGAAATTACAGAATCTGAGATAGAACTTGCGATACAGAAACCTGATTTTGTTGAGCCATCGATAGAAAACAGGTTGAATGCATGGAAAAAGACGTTCGAAAAATATCTCCGAGTGACATACAGAGAAGAAACAGATACAATACTGGTTATAACGGCAGTGAAAAAACAGAAAGGATGGAGGTAA
- a CDS encoding type II toxin-antitoxin system MqsA family antitoxin: MNTCSVCQGKTTQKYITYTQWYHGELVAVENVPAEVCENCNEEYFSPETVDKLQIAIERHRSYKTIQVPVFQLL; the protein is encoded by the coding sequence ATGAATACATGTTCAGTATGTCAGGGGAAAACCACCCAGAAATATATTACGTACACTCAATGGTATCATGGGGAATTGGTTGCCGTGGAAAATGTCCCAGCAGAGGTATGTGAAAACTGTAATGAAGAATATTTTTCTCCAGAAACCGTTGACAAACTCCAAATTGCCATCGAACGGCATCGCTCATATAAAACTATTCAAGTGCCAGTATTTCAACTTTTGTAA
- a CDS encoding transposase, with translation MSPLSILPYFPFQRVRITKQTVFPDAEISQLTAVPDERFRPICHACGSKAQRIYRHDKRSLRDLNPGSVRVWIHCSYRKIACEPCNRIVVEDLGFFQPYSRVTHRLAAYIHELCKVLAVTEVAKHFGINWKTVKTIDTFFLERQYAQTDYQNLRILAVDEISVKKGQRYLTVVLDYLSGRVVWVGKERTKETLGTFFAGMTEEQRQALEAIAMDMWDPYIHAVKKHVPHVINRLIIEHTLSCPFSASILEKESIRRINTIMRPLICSPLVSSLSPSQTLQAQSNRASIR, from the coding sequence ATGTCCCCATTAAGTATATTACCATATTTTCCTTTTCAGCGGGTAAGAATTACGAAGCAAACTGTTTTTCCTGATGCTGAGATATCTCAGCTTACTGCCGTGCCCGATGAACGATTTCGCCCAATATGTCATGCGTGTGGCAGCAAAGCACAGCGCATTTACCGCCATGACAAACGATCTTTGCGGGATCTGAATCCTGGTTCAGTTCGCGTATGGATACATTGTTCGTATCGTAAGATAGCCTGTGAGCCATGCAATCGAATCGTAGTTGAAGACTTGGGTTTTTTTCAACCCTACAGTCGTGTTACGCATCGTTTAGCAGCGTATATTCACGAATTGTGTAAAGTGTTAGCCGTAACCGAAGTTGCAAAACATTTTGGAATTAACTGGAAAACCGTAAAAACCATCGATACGTTTTTTCTGGAACGACAATACGCGCAGACAGATTATCAGAATCTTCGCATACTGGCGGTAGACGAAATCTCTGTTAAGAAGGGACAGCGCTATTTGACCGTTGTTCTGGACTATCTGAGTGGCCGCGTAGTCTGGGTGGGAAAGGAAAGAACAAAAGAAACCCTGGGAACCTTCTTTGCGGGTATGACAGAGGAACAAAGGCAGGCGCTTGAGGCCATTGCCATGGATATGTGGGATCCTTATATTCATGCAGTAAAAAAGCACGTGCCTCATGTTATTAATCGTCTCATAATAGAACACACATTAAGCTGTCCGTTTAGCGCTTCAATATTGGAGAAGGAAAGCATACGACGAATCAATACAATTATGAGACCCTTAATATGTTCTCCACTTGTGTCGTCTCTCAGTCCTTCGCAAACCCTTCAAGCACAAAGCAATAGAGCGTCTATTCGATGA
- the ltrA gene encoding group II intron reverse transcriptase/maturase: MLTTPEKIRILQRKLYRKAKQEPTYRFYALYDKVFRADILSHAYTLVRANKGSAGIDGVTFEAIEEREGVSAFLAELQEALRSKTYQASPVKRVMIPKTDGTERPLGIPTIRDRVAQMAVKLVIEPIFEADFCECSYGFRPKKSAHDAVDDVAYTLNKGYTEIIDADLSKYFDTIPHAKLMAVVAERISDGEILHLIKTWLKAPVIEKGRDGKQRNIGGGKGNRKGTPQGGVISPLLANLYLHLLDRIWERHRLEKKLGARLVRFADDFVVLCRQGTEQPMAITKRVLDKLGLTLNEAKSRVVDAMKEGFTFLGFELQKRKNWRTGKSYPHVQPSKKSLKKIKDHITALTSRNRSPLPFEAIVKEVNTALIGWTGYFHYRNCSRVLKQVREHAQFRLRIHLYRRHKIRDRKTGLKRYTNSMLYERYGLYKVPTTAVWR, from the coding sequence ATGCTAACAACCCCGGAAAAGATCAGGATACTACAGAGGAAGCTATACCGAAAGGCCAAGCAAGAACCAACCTACCGCTTCTACGCCCTCTATGACAAGGTATTCCGGGCAGACATCCTCAGTCATGCTTACACCCTTGTCCGTGCCAACAAAGGGAGCGCCGGGATAGACGGCGTAACCTTCGAGGCCATCGAGGAAAGAGAAGGGGTATCCGCCTTTCTGGCGGAACTGCAAGAAGCACTCAGGAGCAAGACCTATCAAGCAAGCCCTGTAAAACGAGTAATGATACCCAAGACGGACGGAACGGAACGCCCGTTAGGCATTCCCACCATCCGTGACAGGGTAGCGCAGATGGCCGTAAAACTGGTCATAGAACCCATTTTTGAAGCCGATTTCTGCGAATGTTCATACGGGTTCAGGCCGAAGAAATCTGCCCACGATGCCGTAGATGACGTAGCATATACCCTCAACAAGGGATATACCGAAATCATAGACGCCGACCTGTCCAAATACTTTGACACCATCCCCCATGCCAAGCTTATGGCTGTGGTAGCAGAGCGCATCAGTGACGGTGAGATACTGCACCTGATAAAGACGTGGCTCAAGGCTCCGGTCATAGAAAAAGGCAGAGACGGAAAACAAAGGAACATCGGCGGAGGTAAAGGGAACCGGAAAGGCACACCTCAAGGAGGAGTAATCTCACCGTTACTAGCCAATCTCTACCTGCACCTCCTGGACAGGATATGGGAGAGACATCGACTGGAGAAGAAACTCGGAGCCAGATTAGTACGCTTTGCCGATGACTTTGTCGTACTGTGCAGGCAAGGAACTGAACAGCCAATGGCGATAACAAAGCGGGTGCTGGACAAACTGGGACTGACGTTAAACGAGGCAAAGAGCCGTGTAGTAGACGCCATGAAAGAGGGATTTACCTTTCTTGGGTTTGAACTTCAAAAGAGGAAGAATTGGCGCACGGGGAAGAGTTATCCCCATGTTCAGCCGTCGAAGAAATCTCTCAAGAAGATAAAAGACCACATTACGGCACTTACCAGCAGGAACAGGTCCCCTCTACCGTTTGAAGCGATAGTCAAAGAGGTGAATACGGCACTGATAGGATGGACAGGATACTTCCATTATCGCAATTGCAGCAGAGTCCTCAAGCAAGTAAGAGAACACGCTCAATTCCGGCTTCGGATACACCTGTACAGACGTCATAAAATCAGAGACAGGAAGACAGGGCTTAAGCGATACACAAACAGCATGTTATATGAGAGATATGGTCTTTACAAAGTGCCGACCACAGCGGTATGGAGATAG